In Clostridia bacterium, a genomic segment contains:
- a CDS encoding Gx transporter family protein, which produces MRSSGLQRQMQLTMILAVALTLHVVESLFPPLPVPGAKIGLANIASLVALRYLGFGAAIGISAARSILGSMLGGKFWGLGFWMSLSGATLSATAMGIALRVLPKGCSSVWASVIGSIVHASCQLAIAIIALQQPGLLIGAPVLMGLSIVTGVFIGIACDSLDGAVRQYVRSRNRR; this is translated from the coding sequence TTGAGATCTAGCGGCCTCCAGAGGCAGATGCAGTTAACAATGATACTGGCGGTTGCACTCACTCTGCATGTTGTGGAGTCGCTGTTCCCACCTTTGCCGGTCCCTGGAGCGAAGATCGGGCTTGCTAACATCGCTAGCCTGGTGGCCCTTCGCTACCTGGGTTTCGGTGCGGCAATCGGCATCAGTGCAGCTCGAAGCATACTGGGGAGCATGCTCGGCGGCAAATTCTGGGGGCTGGGGTTCTGGATGAGTCTATCCGGGGCCACTCTGAGCGCCACAGCGATGGGGATTGCATTGCGGGTGCTGCCCAAGGGATGCTCATCGGTGTGGGCGAGCGTTATCGGGTCAATAGTCCATGCCAGCTGCCAGCTGGCAATCGCCATTATCGCGCTGCAGCAGCCAGGATTGCTCATCGGCGCGCCGGTCCTTATGGGCCTTTCGATAGTAACAGGGGTGTTCATCGGAATAGCCTGCGACAGCCTAGATGGCGCAGTGCGGCAATATGTGCGTTCAAGGAACAGAAGGTGA
- a CDS encoding NusG domain II-containing protein, translating to MRKRERILILVLLAIGIALIMFGGAHGGRTVEGTTLRVVSIGEERDRVVSTLTLSGTLKKTIPVKGPLGTTIVEVDGTRARVLSSPCPDKICVKMGWLEQVGDYSACLPNRVLIEMVDK from the coding sequence ATGAGGAAACGGGAGCGAATACTCATACTAGTGTTGCTCGCAATAGGCATAGCTCTGATCATGTTTGGAGGGGCGCACGGGGGGCGCACGGTCGAGGGCACGACACTCAGAGTAGTCTCCATAGGCGAAGAACGTGATCGCGTAGTGTCGACATTGACACTGTCCGGGACCCTGAAGAAGACAATCCCAGTGAAAGGCCCCCTGGGGACGACAATCGTGGAGGTGGACGGGACCAGAGCGCGGGTATTATCATCACCCTGCCCCGACAAGATATGTGTGAAAATGGGCTGGCTTGAACAGGTTGGAGACTACAGCGCGTGCCTGCCAAATCGAGTGCTGATAGAGATGGTGGACAAGTAG
- a CDS encoding ROK family protein, translated as MDGRTLRTGDRQLIKDINISLAVNAIRQFGPISRVDVARLTGLGRSTVSGIVGLLLKEGFVREIGNAQQDPAKPSVGRPPVMVEFNPSARFVVAVKLAPMSITAAVTDLDAEVIGSVEMPTGTRLSESAIRERISEAVNQAISNCGVSTDKIVGMGVAMPGIVDSRTGVSISPQFFLWQNLPLRNLLEEEFGVPVFIDNDANAATLAEKWKGHGRGASNFVCVTVGIGIGAGIIIDNKLYRGAIAGAGEIGHITIDEDGPECMCGNRGCLEAFAADAAIIREMNRVIESGQESVVSRIAASEGREIDRSVIARAAAAGDSAALSVVRQAGEHIGVGLATLVNILNPEMIVVAGEAALDFGGALLEPMRDSIRRRSMGVLAQRLEVVESSLGANIWIVGAASLVLDDFFGAPIYERRERVAAVSIPELMQGS; from the coding sequence ATGGACGGCAGGACTCTGAGAACCGGTGATAGGCAGCTCATCAAGGACATTAACATATCCCTGGCCGTGAACGCCATAAGGCAATTCGGCCCAATATCCCGCGTCGACGTGGCGCGGCTGACCGGACTTGGCAGATCCACTGTGTCTGGTATTGTCGGCCTGCTCCTGAAGGAGGGGTTCGTGCGGGAGATCGGAAACGCTCAGCAGGATCCTGCCAAGCCGTCGGTGGGCCGTCCGCCAGTGATGGTTGAGTTCAACCCGAGCGCCAGGTTCGTGGTCGCTGTGAAACTTGCACCCATGAGCATAACAGCCGCAGTGACGGATCTTGACGCCGAGGTGATCGGCTCAGTGGAGATGCCTACGGGGACCCGTTTGAGCGAGAGCGCCATAAGAGAGCGGATATCCGAGGCCGTCAACCAGGCCATATCCAATTGCGGAGTCAGCACGGATAAGATCGTGGGCATGGGCGTTGCCATGCCAGGCATTGTCGATTCACGCACTGGTGTGTCAATCTCACCCCAGTTCTTCCTCTGGCAGAACCTCCCCCTGCGCAACCTGCTCGAAGAGGAGTTCGGCGTGCCCGTGTTCATCGATAACGACGCCAATGCCGCCACCCTCGCCGAGAAGTGGAAAGGGCACGGGCGCGGAGCATCGAATTTCGTGTGCGTTACGGTGGGAATTGGCATCGGCGCCGGGATCATCATCGACAACAAACTGTACCGTGGCGCCATTGCTGGGGCAGGAGAGATTGGGCATATCACCATCGATGAGGATGGACCCGAGTGCATGTGCGGCAACCGAGGGTGCCTGGAGGCATTTGCGGCTGATGCTGCCATCATTCGCGAGATGAACCGGGTTATCGAGTCAGGCCAGGAAAGCGTGGTCTCCCGCATCGCCGCGAGCGAGGGTAGGGAGATCGATAGATCGGTGATCGCTCGTGCTGCCGCAGCGGGCGATAGCGCGGCCCTTTCCGTGGTAAGGCAGGCGGGTGAACACATTGGAGTCGGCCTGGCAACGCTGGTGAACATCCTGAACCCTGAGATGATCGTGGTGGCGGGCGAGGCTGCTCTGGACTTCGGAGGCGCACTGTTGGAGCCGATGCGCGACTCAATACGGCGGAGGTCCATGGGCGTGCTGGCCCAAAGGCTGGAGGTTGTAGAGTCGAGCCTGGGCGCAAACATATGGATAGTGGGCGCTGCATCTCTGGTGCTCGATGATTTCTTCGGGGCGCC
- a CDS encoding carboxypeptidase-like regulatory domain-containing protein, translated as MSNSGKCWRNLRRIASVGLLLLAMIGVAGCAGGGVYVSGRIMAENEPVYGAAVTLGSYGSVMTDYDGKFEIAGVKPGAYQLKVAKAGFVAKSVNANVAATTDLGEVTIVPNDGTWTVEAVPSLGLGPTVLSELPRGLSSQSDSAPPVDVQAEITFDLACDDRHYESKAILHIRMENAAFVFEHSGSLKIMGVEPLEEGKSYTLTATMRLTGSSSEQQVNATITVEGECKRSLVDDRLYTADLAINLSSLV; from the coding sequence ATGAGTAATTCGGGCAAGTGCTGGAGGAACCTCAGAAGGATCGCCTCAGTGGGCCTGCTGTTGCTGGCGATGATCGGCGTGGCAGGGTGTGCAGGAGGCGGAGTGTACGTGTCAGGGCGAATCATGGCCGAGAACGAACCGGTGTATGGAGCTGCAGTGACACTGGGCTCATACGGATCCGTGATGACCGATTACGATGGAAAGTTCGAAATAGCCGGCGTGAAGCCTGGTGCGTACCAGCTGAAGGTGGCGAAGGCCGGATTCGTCGCCAAATCCGTGAATGCGAACGTGGCGGCTACGACTGATCTCGGAGAGGTGACCATAGTCCCCAATGACGGCACATGGACTGTCGAGGCAGTTCCCAGCCTCGGCCTCGGTCCGACTGTCCTTTCGGAGCTTCCCAGGGGGCTATCTTCCCAATCCGACAGTGCGCCTCCAGTCGACGTTCAAGCGGAGATCACCTTCGACCTCGCTTGTGACGACAGGCACTACGAATCGAAAGCAATCCTGCACATTCGGATGGAGAACGCAGCGTTCGTGTTTGAGCACAGCGGGTCTCTAAAGATCATGGGCGTGGAGCCCCTCGAGGAAGGCAAGAGTTACACACTCACTGCGACAATGCGCTTGACGGGCTCATCTTCTGAGCAGCAGGTCAACGCCACGATAACAGTAGAGGGTGAGTGCAAGCGCAGCCTCGTGGATGACAGGCTGTACACGGCTGATCTCGCGATCAACTTGAGTTCGCTGGTCTAG
- a CDS encoding YqaA family protein, which yields MHAIVGWSITVFGRWGALGLFLVAFAESSFFPVPPDVLLFPLCLSHPRRALWYATVTTGASVLGAVFAYAVGVRGGRPMLLRFTDRKGLSQTETLFKKYGGWAVGIAAFTPIPFKVFTIASGIFRVRMAPFLIASLIGRGARFFLEAAMTIRFGSRVREVIGPWFEIATLALSLLAVAGAVAAAGLQKRRSSGTAWPTGSRDGNRDGNRDGDAARQARQPRPRPGARLFGRARAALLGHEKRFWGEWMIYAMAGLVFLFIVTEELTELAWSGRVLVLRSIDLVGLRLADALRGLGPEAGRLLRAISALGSHNAIAAMLCMAIALLLLRAKHERAIALTVCVSGALGLSLSGSLDQLMRAADIVGPSALREALLGVGAATALCFYGMAAHIAAKAMASSGRREFQSLIRAIAGIVVAGVTIAQVGLGARLASEAAINLASGGIWLLLCIRLLGLAERGRPHR from the coding sequence ATGCACGCGATTGTTGGCTGGTCGATCACAGTATTCGGCAGATGGGGCGCTCTGGGGCTATTCCTTGTGGCGTTCGCGGAGTCCAGTTTCTTCCCAGTTCCCCCAGATGTGTTGCTGTTTCCTCTGTGCCTTTCGCACCCTCGGCGTGCCCTGTGGTATGCCACTGTGACCACAGGAGCATCAGTGCTAGGAGCGGTTTTTGCGTATGCCGTGGGTGTAAGGGGCGGGAGACCCATGCTGCTCCGCTTCACGGATCGAAAAGGGCTTTCCCAAACTGAGACGTTGTTCAAGAAGTACGGCGGATGGGCAGTCGGCATTGCGGCGTTCACACCCATTCCCTTCAAGGTGTTCACCATAGCCTCTGGCATCTTCCGAGTGCGTATGGCCCCGTTCCTCATTGCATCGCTGATCGGGCGAGGTGCGCGCTTCTTCCTTGAGGCAGCGATGACCATCAGGTTCGGCTCTCGGGTGCGTGAGGTTATCGGGCCCTGGTTCGAGATCGCGACACTCGCGCTCTCGCTCCTGGCGGTGGCCGGCGCAGTAGCAGCAGCAGGCCTGCAGAAGCGGCGCTCATCCGGGACAGCCTGGCCGACAGGGAGCCGGGATGGGAACCGAGATGGGAACCGAGATGGGGACGCTGCGCGCCAGGCGCGGCAGCCCAGGCCCAGGCCTGGCGCCAGGCTATTTGGACGGGCACGTGCCGCATTGCTCGGACACGAGAAGCGATTCTGGGGCGAGTGGATGATCTATGCCATGGCGGGGCTCGTCTTTCTCTTTATCGTCACTGAGGAGTTGACGGAACTGGCCTGGTCGGGGCGGGTTCTAGTCCTCCGCAGTATCGACCTTGTGGGCCTTCGCCTCGCAGATGCCCTGCGCGGACTTGGGCCTGAGGCGGGTCGCCTACTCCGGGCAATCTCGGCGCTGGGCAGCCACAATGCGATCGCAGCAATGCTCTGCATGGCTATCGCATTGTTGCTGCTCCGAGCCAAGCATGAGAGGGCCATTGCCCTCACAGTGTGTGTATCAGGCGCTCTCGGGCTGTCTCTCTCCGGTTCTCTAGACCAACTCATGCGCGCCGCCGACATCGTTGGCCCTTCAGCACTTCGAGAGGCTCTGCTTGGAGTGGGCGCCGCCACCGCGCTCTGCTTCTACGGGATGGCGGCCCACATAGCAGCGAAGGCCATGGCCAGTTCGGGGCGTCGCGAGTTCCAGAGCCTCATTCGAGCCATTGCCGGGATCGTGGTCGCAGGCGTCACCATCGCCCAGGTGGGGCTCGGCGCGCGTCTTGCGTCGGAAGCCGCGATCAACCTGGCATCCGGCGGGATCTGGCTGCTTCTGTGCATACGCCTGCTGGGGTTGGCTGAGCGAGGACGGCCGCACAGGTAA
- a CDS encoding ABC transporter ATP-binding protein, translated as MADGRAGASVKLAGLDKWFGKNHVVRDLHLDIKPGTMTTFLGPSGCGKTTTLRMIAGFQEPDHGRISIGDRDITDVPAYRRNTAMVFQEYALFPHMTVAENVGYGLLVRGIRADERKRRVRAALELVELDGMGDRFPGQLSGGQQQRVALARALIVEPDALLLDEPLSNLDAKLRESVRMELHRIQRRTGITAIYVTHDQEEAFALSDEVVVMSEGRIQQAGPPDEVYYHPANRFVAEFVGTINLAPALVTEVSGSVAAMQCASAEVVATGLTRPIRAGQTVVIGVRPESVQLCSVGEPLPTEDANVLPGRIAGAAFLGHKLRYTVEVPFGSTPWVVDQFDPGSSVGLSGEVSLVVPRLRTHVMSEE; from the coding sequence ATGGCCGATGGACGTGCTGGAGCGAGTGTGAAGCTAGCGGGGCTCGACAAGTGGTTCGGCAAGAACCATGTAGTCCGTGACCTGCACCTCGACATAAAGCCGGGGACCATGACGACCTTTCTCGGCCCTTCGGGCTGCGGGAAGACCACTACCCTCAGGATGATAGCAGGCTTCCAAGAGCCCGACCATGGACGCATATCAATTGGAGACCGAGACATCACTGATGTTCCTGCCTACAGGCGGAACACTGCCATGGTTTTTCAGGAGTACGCTCTGTTCCCCCATATGACGGTGGCAGAGAATGTAGGCTATGGCCTCCTGGTGAGGGGGATTCGCGCGGACGAGAGGAAGCGGCGGGTGCGCGCGGCTCTCGAACTCGTGGAGTTGGACGGAATGGGAGATAGGTTTCCGGGGCAGCTCTCCGGTGGCCAGCAGCAGAGAGTGGCTCTGGCCAGAGCGCTCATCGTTGAGCCCGATGCGCTTCTCCTAGATGAGCCGCTGTCGAACCTAGATGCAAAGCTTCGGGAGAGTGTGAGGATGGAGCTTCACCGGATCCAGAGGAGAACCGGCATTACCGCGATATACGTAACCCACGATCAGGAGGAGGCGTTCGCACTCTCCGATGAGGTAGTCGTGATGAGCGAAGGCCGGATTCAGCAGGCAGGTCCGCCTGATGAGGTGTACTACCACCCCGCCAATCGGTTCGTGGCGGAATTCGTGGGCACAATCAACCTGGCGCCCGCTCTGGTGACTGAGGTCTCCGGCAGCGTGGCCGCGATGCAGTGCGCATCGGCGGAGGTCGTGGCGACTGGGCTCACGAGGCCGATCAGGGCGGGGCAGACCGTGGTTATCGGCGTGAGGCCAGAATCAGTGCAGCTATGCTCTGTGGGTGAACCGCTTCCAACAGAGGATGCCAACGTGCTCCCAGGAAGAATCGCGGGCGCAGCTTTCCTAGGGCACAAACTGCGCTACACTGTGGAAGTCCCGTTCGGCAGCACCCCATGGGTGGTGGACCAGTTCGATCCCGGATCCTCGGTGGGGCTGTCCGGCGAAGTGAGCCTTGTCGTGCCTCGATTGAGGACACACGTGATGAGCGAGGAGTAG